The Entomobacter blattae nucleotide sequence TTTCGACCTGTTGCGTTTCCCTGGTGCCGGTTACACGATACACCAGGCGGTGCTCCTTGGTAATGCGACGAGACCACCAACCAGAAAGCTGACCTTTTAGCGCTTCAGGCTTGCCAAGGCCTATAAAAGGATGGCGGCGGGTATCTTCTACCAGCGTGTTCACTTTTGCCAGCATGGCATGGTCATGAGAAGCCCAATAGAGATAGTCTTCCCAGCCTGTTTCAGTGAACACAACTTTCATGAGTTGGAAGCTGTATCGTCTGGGGTGATGAGTGTGTGCTCTTCAAGCTTGCCCTGGCTGGCCTGCTCAATCCCTTTGAGTAGCCGTTGTGTGTTTTTAGGACTATTGAGCAGATGAACTGTTTCCTGCAGGCCGGAGAACTCTTCTTCTGAGAGGATGACCACATTCTGGTGGGCAGATGTGCGTGTTACCACAATAGGGGCACGGCTATTGGCTGCTTCATCCAGGTAATGAGCAAGGTTTTTTCGCAAGTCAGTATAAGATACGTGAGTCATGATCATCATCTCCTTGTTGTTAATATAAAGTACTTGTTTCTGTACTTCAAGGAAGAAAGAACAGCTTAAAAAAACTGTCCTGATAATGAAGAGTTATCTGCCGCCTGTTTGGAGTGAAAGTGACAGATAACTCTAAAACAGGCCCAAAAGGCGGGAGATAACAGTTATTATCTGTCGCTTTTTGTCTGGTGGAAACAGGCCTTGAGCCCTTGGTTTTCTGCCATAAATGGCATTTGTGTAAAAATAGAGAAAATGAGCAGTGTCAGATAACTCTTTTTTAGGGGCTGAAAAATTCCTGCTCAAAATGTGGTTACACAATAGGGCAGAACATACCAGACGAGCCTATACGCATGATGTGAGGGACTTCCTTCAATGGGTGCAAAAGCCTTTAGGTGAGATAGTTCTTTCTGACCTGCAGGGCTGGTTTGATATCCTGCAAGGGAGTGAAGCGACACGCAGGCGTAAAGTGGCTTCAGTGAAGTCTCTATTACACTTTGCTCATGAGCAAGGCGTGTTAGCCAGCGATCCAGGCTACGGGTTTCGCCTCAAGAAGTCCCCTGATGCCCTGCATGAACGCATTATTACCCAGGAAGAAGCGCTAAAGCTCATTCGTGAAGAGAAAGAGCCACGCAAGCATGCGCTGTTAAGGCTGCTCTATGTGATGGGGCTACGCATCTCTGAAGCGTGTAGCCTCACCTGGAAAGACATGGTGAAAAACCGGCAGGGTGGAACCATGAATATCTATGGCAAGGGCGGCAAGATGCGCCAGATTGGTGTGCCTAAGGATTTATGGGGAGAGCTGGAACAGTTACGTGATGACAGTTCCCCCACAGCACCGGTTATTCCTGGCCGTGATGGCAAGACTATTCAGCTCAAAGCCGCACACCGGATTGTTAAACGGGCGGCCAAGCGTGTTGGCCTGCCAGACGAATTTTCGGCCCACTGGCTGCGCCATGCCTGTGCCTCTCACGCGCAGGACAACGGGGCACCACCCCACGTTGTGCAGCACCAGCTTGGCCATGCAAGCCTTGCTACCACCACACGATACACCCATGCTCGCGCAGGCGACAGTGCCAGCTCTTACCTGAAAGGATAATACCACGATGACGAATGACGTACTAACCGAACA carries:
- a CDS encoding tyrosine-type recombinase/integrase translates to MSDNSFLGAEKFLLKMWLHNRAEHTRRAYTHDVRDFLQWVQKPLGEIVLSDLQGWFDILQGSEATRRRKVASVKSLLHFAHEQGVLASDPGYGFRLKKSPDALHERIITQEEALKLIREEKEPRKHALLRLLYVMGLRISEACSLTWKDMVKNRQGGTMNIYGKGGKMRQIGVPKDLWGELEQLRDDSSPTAPVIPGRDGKTIQLKAAHRIVKRAAKRVGLPDEFSAHWLRHACASHAQDNGAPPHVVQHQLGHASLATTTRYTHARAGDSASSYLKG
- a CDS encoding type II toxin-antitoxin system Phd/YefM family antitoxin, which produces MTHVSYTDLRKNLAHYLDEAANSRAPIVVTRTSAHQNVVILSEEEFSGLQETVHLLNSPKNTQRLLKGIEQASQGKLEEHTLITPDDTASNS
- a CDS encoding Txe/YoeB family addiction module toxin gives rise to the protein MKVVFTETGWEDYLYWASHDHAMLAKVNTLVEDTRRHPFIGLGKPEALKGQLSGWWSRRITKEHRLVYRVTGTRETQQVEIIQCRYHY